A region of Acidobacteriota bacterium DNA encodes the following proteins:
- a CDS encoding RNA-binding protein — MGQRLYVGNIPFSAGEDDLRELFGQFGAIQSVYIVNDRATGRPRGFAFVEMANQADATKAIEQLDQNEFQGRRLTVNEARPREPRPAAPPGEDFRGGRREPRW; from the coding sequence ATGGGTCAGCGTTTGTACGTCGGAAACATTCCATTCTCGGCAGGCGAGGACGACCTTCGCGAACTGTTCGGCCAGTTCGGGGCGATTCAGTCGGTCTACATCGTGAATGACCGCGCGACCGGGAGACCGCGCGGTTTCGCATTCGTCGAAATGGCGAACCAGGCCGACGCAACGAAGGCGATTGAACAGCTCGATCAGAACGAGTTTCAGGGTAGGCGGTTGACTGTCAACGAGGCACGTCCTCGTGAGCCGCGGCCCGCAGCTCCGCCGGGTGAAGACTTCCGCGGCGGCCGCCGCGAACCTCGCTGGTAA
- a CDS encoding DinB family protein produces MIQHLLFVYQFNLDRARTLVADLSDAQMVQQAEGVVNHPAWTLGHLAFVAHHLAVTLGADSTLPDGWNDHFPTGGTPSSDAADYPSKEEILAQLTAQHELAAQAAAGADPSVFEQPFPNEKIRTRFPTIGDFAAFLMTSHEASHLGQIAAWRRAVGLGPAT; encoded by the coding sequence ATGATTCAGCACCTCCTCTTCGTCTACCAGTTCAATCTCGATCGCGCCCGGACGCTCGTCGCCGATCTGTCCGACGCGCAGATGGTGCAGCAGGCGGAGGGGGTGGTAAACCACCCCGCCTGGACGCTTGGACACCTCGCCTTCGTTGCGCACCACCTGGCGGTAACGCTGGGCGCTGACTCAACGTTGCCCGACGGGTGGAACGATCACTTTCCGACCGGCGGCACGCCGAGCAGCGACGCGGCCGACTATCCGTCGAAGGAGGAGATACTGGCGCAGTTGACGGCGCAGCACGAACTCGCGGCGCAGGCGGCCGCCGGCGCCGATCCATCGGTCTTCGAGCAGCCGTTTCCGAACGAAAAGATCCGGACACGCTTCCCGACTATTGGTGACTTCGCCGCGTTCCTGATGACGTCGCACGAAGCGAGTCACCTGGGGCAGATCGCCGCCTGGCGGCGCGCCGTGGGCCTGGGCCCGGCAACCTGA
- a CDS encoding NADP-dependent oxidoreductase: MTSIVNRQVCLAAHPSGFPRESDFRVADGPVPEPGAGQMLCRTIYLSLDPYMRGRMNPGPSYAPGVGLGEVMVGGTVSQVVHSNLDGYVPGDIVLNGNGWQQFGLSDGTGVRKLDPAAAPTSTALGVLGMPGMTAYVGLLDHGRPRPGETVVVSAASGAVGAVVGQIARIRGCRVVGIAGAQEKCEYVVNELGFDACVSHRGDDLSGALRAACPDGIDVYFENVGGKVFEAVLPLLNTFARVPVCGRIANYNLSAPPPGPDGVPKLMGLTLVRRITFRGFIVFDHRDREPDFLRDVSGWLREGRIRYREDIVDGIDHAINAFLGLLEGKNFGKLLVRVAEDPTR, from the coding sequence ATGACTTCAATCGTCAACCGCCAGGTATGTCTTGCCGCCCATCCGAGCGGATTCCCGCGCGAGTCGGATTTCCGCGTCGCCGACGGCCCGGTCCCGGAACCGGGCGCCGGCCAGATGCTGTGCAGGACGATCTATCTGTCGCTCGATCCGTACATGCGCGGCCGGATGAACCCGGGACCGTCATACGCCCCCGGGGTAGGGCTCGGGGAGGTCATGGTGGGAGGAACCGTTTCACAAGTGGTTCACTCCAACCTCGACGGCTACGTGCCGGGCGACATCGTCCTGAACGGGAACGGCTGGCAGCAGTTCGGGCTCTCGGACGGCACCGGGGTGCGGAAGCTCGACCCGGCCGCGGCGCCGACCTCGACCGCGCTCGGCGTCCTCGGAATGCCCGGCATGACGGCGTACGTCGGTCTGCTCGACCACGGCAGGCCGCGGCCGGGGGAAACGGTTGTGGTTTCGGCCGCTTCCGGTGCGGTCGGCGCGGTCGTGGGGCAGATCGCGCGAATCAGGGGATGCCGCGTCGTTGGTATCGCGGGCGCGCAGGAGAAATGCGAGTACGTCGTCAACGAACTCGGTTTCGACGCGTGCGTGAGTCACCGGGGCGATGACCTGTCCGGTGCGTTGCGGGCGGCATGTCCCGACGGTATCGACGTCTACTTCGAGAACGTCGGGGGCAAGGTGTTCGAAGCGGTGTTGCCGCTGCTCAATACGTTTGCGCGTGTCCCCGTCTGCGGCCGGATCGCCAACTACAACCTGTCGGCTCCACCCCCCGGTCCGGATGGCGTCCCCAAGCTGATGGGGCTGACGCTGGTTCGCCGGATTACTTTCCGGGGGTTCATTGTTTTCGACCACCGCGATCGCGAGCCGGACTTCCTGCGCGACGTCTCCGGTTGGTTGCGCGAGGGGCGGATTCGCTACCGTGAGGACATTGTCGACGGGATTGACCACGCGATAAACGCCTTCCTCGGTCTGCTTGAAGGCAAGAACTTCGGCAAGCTGCTGGTTCGGGTGGCCGAAGACCCGACGCGGTAG
- a CDS encoding YfcC family protein: MRRFPDSLVLILALILLAQVAGWVLPAGEFEREGQRVVAGTYHAVEAEPLPPLAFLTSIPAGLGAAQEIIFFVFLVGGVIGVVRATGAIDAAIGAAIVRLGGRPAWLIGGAVGLFALGSSTIGMAEEYMPFVPILVTMCLALRLDAIVAVGIIYVGAGVGYACAAFNPFTVLIAQDIAGVTLTSGQAPRWALLLVCGAVGVHHIMRYAARVRAEPAASLVRGVDYSDGFALPEDQRFTARRRAVLAILAGGIGLFVWGVAARGWYLTELSAVFLAIGLICAAVAGVAPNRAARAFLGGASEMTATALLIGFARTIEVVLSDARVIDTIVYGLAEPLAALPSHAAALGMLAVQTTANFFIPSGSGQAYVTMPIMAPLADLTGVTRQTAVLAFQFGDGFTNMLIPTNALLMGMLALGRIPYQRWLAFVAPLLVKLYLVAAVALVVAVQFGYD, from the coding sequence GTGCGCCGGTTTCCCGATTCCCTCGTCCTGATACTTGCCCTCATCCTGCTGGCCCAGGTGGCGGGTTGGGTCCTTCCGGCGGGGGAGTTCGAACGCGAGGGCCAGCGGGTTGTCGCGGGCACCTACCATGCGGTCGAGGCCGAGCCCCTCCCGCCCCTCGCGTTCCTGACGTCGATTCCGGCGGGGCTGGGCGCGGCGCAGGAGATCATCTTCTTCGTCTTCCTGGTGGGTGGCGTGATCGGAGTCGTCCGCGCGACCGGCGCCATCGACGCGGCGATCGGCGCGGCGATTGTCCGGCTCGGCGGGCGGCCGGCGTGGCTGATAGGCGGTGCGGTCGGCCTGTTTGCCCTCGGCTCTTCCACCATCGGGATGGCCGAGGAGTACATGCCGTTCGTCCCGATCCTGGTGACGATGTGCCTGGCCCTTCGACTGGACGCGATAGTTGCGGTTGGCATCATCTACGTCGGCGCCGGAGTCGGCTATGCCTGCGCCGCTTTCAATCCGTTCACCGTATTGATCGCGCAGGACATAGCTGGAGTGACGCTCACGTCGGGGCAAGCCCCGCGCTGGGCGCTCCTGCTGGTCTGCGGCGCGGTCGGCGTCCATCACATCATGCGCTACGCCGCGCGCGTCCGGGCGGAACCGGCGGCCAGCCTGGTGCGAGGGGTCGACTATTCCGACGGTTTCGCGCTACCGGAAGATCAGCGCTTCACGGCGCGTCGCCGGGCGGTGCTCGCGATACTCGCCGGCGGTATCGGGCTCTTCGTCTGGGGCGTGGCGGCGCGCGGCTGGTATCTCACGGAACTCTCCGCGGTTTTTCTGGCCATCGGCCTGATCTGCGCGGCGGTCGCCGGTGTCGCGCCGAATCGTGCGGCGCGTGCGTTTCTTGGTGGCGCGTCCGAAATGACGGCAACCGCACTCCTGATCGGTTTCGCACGCACCATTGAAGTGGTGCTGTCCGACGCGCGCGTAATCGACACCATCGTCTACGGGTTGGCGGAGCCGCTCGCCGCCCTCCCGTCGCACGCCGCCGCACTCGGCATGCTGGCTGTCCAGACGACGGCAAACTTCTTCATTCCGTCCGGCTCGGGCCAGGCCTACGTGACCATGCCGATCATGGCGCCGCTCGCCGATCTGACCGGCGTGACGCGGCAGACGGCGGTCCTGGCATTCCAGTTCGGTGACGGTTTCACCAACATGCTGATTCCGACCAATGCGCTGCTGATGGGAATGCTCGCCCTTGGCCGGATCCCGTACCAGCGCTGGCTCGCGTTCGTGGCGCCGCTGCTCGTCAAGCTCTATCTGGTTGCCGCCGTCGCGCTCGTCGTGGCGGTTCAGTTCGGCTACGACTAG
- a CDS encoding TlpA family protein disulfide reductase — translation MPNHALRVDRPRAAVSMLALLALVAACAGPSGDPSAPAGTASGEPPALFEAPPEVTLQFVDTPAPVPDLVMETLDGETISLADQRGKAVLVNFWATWCGPCREEVPYLVQLAARYPDHLTVIGVSEDAGGAGVVKAFASQYGVNYPLVMSTPEIKRAFPGVFALPTSFIVDTEGQIVQTHVGLVSPVLLEQEARYLTSLPNQATVEFVEPNTQILLANAAQATEIPGVDLSVLSPAQKEEALRRLNSDGCPCGCQLTLAQCRINDAACDISPPIVERVIAEIAGAN, via the coding sequence ATGCCGAACCACGCTCTCCGCGTCGACCGCCCTCGCGCCGCCGTCTCGATGCTTGCCCTGCTCGCGCTCGTAGCGGCGTGCGCGGGACCGAGCGGCGATCCTTCCGCACCGGCCGGGACGGCCTCCGGCGAGCCGCCCGCGCTCTTCGAAGCGCCGCCCGAGGTGACGCTCCAGTTCGTCGACACACCGGCTCCGGTTCCCGACCTGGTGATGGAAACGCTCGACGGCGAGACTATTTCCCTGGCCGATCAGCGGGGTAAGGCGGTGCTGGTCAACTTCTGGGCAACCTGGTGCGGGCCCTGCCGGGAGGAGGTGCCGTACCTTGTGCAACTGGCCGCCCGCTATCCCGATCACCTGACCGTAATCGGCGTCTCGGAAGACGCGGGCGGCGCCGGTGTCGTCAAGGCGTTTGCCTCGCAGTACGGCGTCAACTATCCGCTCGTGATGTCGACACCGGAGATCAAGCGGGCGTTTCCTGGTGTCTTCGCGCTGCCCACGTCGTTCATCGTGGATACCGAGGGGCAGATCGTGCAGACCCACGTCGGCCTGGTGAGTCCCGTGCTGCTGGAGCAGGAGGCGCGCTATCTGACGTCCCTGCCGAATCAGGCAACCGTTGAGTTCGTTGAACCGAACACACAGATCCTCCTGGCGAACGCGGCACAGGCGACGGAGATTCCCGGGGTCGACCTGTCAGTCCTGAGTCCTGCCCAGAAAGAGGAGGCGCTCCGCCGGCTGAACAGCGACGGCTGTCCGTGCGGTTGCCAGTTGACGCTGGCTCAGTGCCGGATCAACGACGCGGCGTGCGACATCTCGCCGCCGATCGTAGAGCGGGTAATCGCGGAGATCGCCGGCGCGAATTGA